Proteins co-encoded in one Synechococcus elongatus PCC 6301 genomic window:
- a CDS encoding sensor histidine kinase: protein MFRHIQSIFNKLGGSRVATNSLQFRLTLELTLISALGVCSITLWSSWRLEQTLINGYKQNLSYISDSFPEIIKISSLNDSIQLELERSIAQVSKPRLLIWVRSPRGELLARSRGMNIPSSDLIEVANKLPASNDPKVFQIQQQSFILAQTALSLDGNPIGNVYWLQDITEDQRQLDSLFSQLQLGSILLVFTLIVVIASRIRRAMAPIKEISQIASNISIIDLGADPLELRHAPEEILGLAKAFNDMLNRLSISWEQQQQFVGNVSHELKTPLTVISGYLQSLLRRGDNLNSYQNQALETASAEAERTIRMLQDLLDLARVDSGNLHFRLMPTVLNTLIAEVAEMTRRVTGRQIIMQTPKSEIVVYADQNRLEQALINLLDNAAKYSNQDQVVYINLEQSNQQTLIHIIDQGVGIPLAHQSRIFERFYRVDEAMTRSRDGTGLGLAIAKSLIEGMQGKITLRSKLGEGSTFTIILPNWESLP from the coding sequence ATGTTTCGCCATATTCAATCAATTTTTAACAAGCTTGGAGGAAGTCGAGTTGCTACAAACTCTTTACAATTTAGGCTGACTCTTGAGCTGACCTTAATCTCCGCATTAGGTGTATGCAGCATCACCTTGTGGTCATCTTGGCGATTAGAACAAACTCTGATTAATGGCTACAAACAAAATTTGAGTTATATTTCTGATAGTTTTCCTGAAATAATTAAGATCAGTAGTCTCAATGATTCCATTCAACTAGAGCTTGAACGGTCGATCGCCCAAGTTTCTAAACCGAGGCTCCTCATTTGGGTTCGCAGCCCTAGAGGGGAACTTTTAGCGCGATCGAGAGGGATGAATATTCCCTCAAGTGATCTGATTGAAGTGGCTAACAAGTTACCCGCATCGAATGATCCTAAAGTTTTTCAGATACAGCAGCAGTCTTTTATTCTCGCTCAGACTGCTCTAAGTCTTGATGGAAATCCTATTGGAAATGTATATTGGCTTCAAGATATTACAGAAGATCAAAGACAGTTAGATTCTTTGTTTAGTCAACTACAGCTAGGCAGTATTTTACTGGTTTTTACCTTGATTGTTGTGATAGCTAGTCGAATCCGTAGAGCAATGGCTCCAATTAAGGAGATCAGCCAGATTGCTAGTAACATTTCAATCATTGATCTCGGAGCTGATCCTCTTGAACTTCGCCACGCTCCCGAGGAAATTTTAGGGCTTGCAAAGGCATTCAATGACATGTTGAATCGTCTATCGATCAGTTGGGAGCAACAACAACAGTTTGTAGGTAATGTTTCCCATGAGTTAAAAACGCCCCTCACAGTGATTTCAGGATATCTGCAAAGTCTTTTGAGAAGAGGTGACAATCTTAATTCTTATCAAAATCAAGCCCTAGAAACAGCATCTGCAGAAGCTGAAAGAACGATTCGAATGCTTCAAGATTTACTAGATCTTGCAAGAGTTGATAGCGGCAATCTGCATTTCCGCTTAATGCCGACTGTGTTAAATACTTTGATAGCAGAAGTTGCTGAGATGACACGACGTGTCACTGGGCGTCAAATTATTATGCAAACCCCTAAGAGTGAAATTGTTGTCTACGCTGATCAAAATCGTTTAGAGCAAGCTTTGATCAATCTGCTAGATAACGCAGCCAAATATTCGAATCAAGATCAAGTGGTCTACATTAATTTAGAGCAGTCTAATCAACAGACCTTAATTCACATAATCGATCAAGGAGTAGGAATTCCTCTTGCTCACCAAAGTCGCATTTTTGAGCGATTTTACCGAGTGGATGAAGCCATGACACGATCGCGTGATGGAACTGGGCTAGGATTAGCAATTGCCAAAAGCTTGATTGAAGGCATGCAGGGCAAAATTACGCTGCGGTCTAAACTAGGGGAAGGCAGTACTTTCACCATCATCTTACCCAACTGGGAATCCTTGCCATGA
- a CDS encoding YHS domain-containing (seleno)protein, with product MKLSYLLICSLVGLASVSVVTRLEAATSTQSVETSISHSRLAQATTRFPAVYNENGIALDGQDVVAYFRSNSLVQGSPKFTHTWNGVKWQFSSTMNRDLFAKNPTKYAPQYGGYCAKAASAGVLATTIPNAWEIRDGKLYLNYSLEAQKEWKQDTATKIVKANANWPKILNNDTLKR from the coding sequence ATGAAACTTAGCTATCTTCTGATCTGCAGTTTGGTCGGCCTAGCATCTGTTAGCGTTGTTACCCGCCTAGAAGCTGCAACCTCTACTCAATCTGTCGAAACTTCTATCAGTCATTCTAGGCTCGCTCAAGCAACCACTCGTTTTCCAGCCGTTTACAACGAGAATGGTATTGCTTTAGATGGCCAAGATGTTGTTGCATATTTTCGAAGCAATTCACTCGTTCAAGGGAGTCCAAAATTTACTCACACTTGGAATGGTGTAAAGTGGCAGTTCTCAAGCACAATGAATCGTGACTTATTCGCAAAAAACCCAACTAAATATGCTCCGCAGTACGGCGGTTATTGCGCTAAAGCAGCATCTGCAGGTGTTTTAGCTACAACGATTCCTAATGCTTGGGAAATTCGCGATGGCAAGCTTTACCTTAATTACAGTTTAGAAGCCCAGAAGGAATGGAAGCAAGACACAGCAACTAAAATTGTAAAAGCAAATGCGAATTGGCCTAAAATTCTCAACAATGACACCCTAAAAAGATAG
- a CDS encoding efflux RND transporter periplasmic adaptor subunit, protein MTVFAQAHARLGLACLLVSITASGCQILPPSSAQTNREQQRSPITAVDAAVVERQPLQEATRYTGTTEPFQSVSLRAQVEGQVLGLSVDVGDPVQSGQLLARLDDRLQSTAVVAAAAEVAARQSEVASQRAEVIAAMASVEQARLQLQQARSDAARLTRLFQAGAISAQEAETAQTAVLTAEQAVRTAQQQVQTRQQAVAAAERRVVAQQAIANQEQARRNFTQLIAPVTGLVLERSTEAGNLAREGDEILTIGDFSRIKVVLRVSELELANLRVGQSVQVRLDAFPKQTFTGQISRIAPVADRRTRLIPVEITMPNPDGRIGSGLLARVVLSSSAPDPIVVPEAALSTGETPTTSDRGTVFVVKKQGDRTTTEARSVRLGPRADGRVVIQSGLQAGETIVVRSASPLKAGQQVRLSILSTAGDQNG, encoded by the coding sequence ATGACCGTTTTTGCCCAAGCTCACGCCCGCCTCGGTCTGGCTTGTTTGTTGGTGTCAATCACAGCCTCGGGCTGTCAGATCTTGCCGCCAAGCTCTGCTCAAACCAATCGGGAGCAGCAGCGATCGCCCATCACTGCGGTGGATGCTGCGGTAGTTGAACGGCAACCCCTCCAAGAAGCCACCCGGTACACCGGCACGACGGAACCTTTCCAATCTGTGTCGCTGCGGGCTCAAGTTGAAGGTCAAGTGCTGGGGCTTTCCGTCGATGTGGGGGATCCAGTTCAGTCGGGGCAGTTACTCGCCCGCCTAGACGATCGCCTGCAAAGCACCGCGGTAGTTGCGGCAGCGGCAGAAGTGGCGGCTCGTCAGTCTGAAGTGGCTAGCCAAAGAGCTGAGGTGATTGCTGCTATGGCCTCCGTCGAGCAAGCTCGCCTCCAGCTCCAACAGGCCCGATCCGATGCAGCCCGCCTAACGCGCCTGTTTCAGGCGGGAGCAATTTCTGCGCAGGAAGCTGAAACAGCTCAGACTGCCGTATTGACGGCCGAACAAGCGGTTCGCACTGCCCAACAACAGGTGCAAACCCGTCAACAGGCTGTGGCGGCGGCTGAACGTCGGGTGGTTGCCCAACAGGCGATCGCCAACCAAGAACAGGCGCGGCGCAACTTCACGCAGCTGATTGCGCCGGTCACCGGTCTGGTTTTAGAGCGCAGTACGGAAGCAGGTAACCTCGCTCGTGAGGGCGATGAGATTCTCACGATTGGCGACTTTAGCCGCATCAAAGTTGTCCTGCGTGTCTCTGAGCTAGAACTTGCCAACCTGCGGGTTGGACAGTCCGTCCAAGTCCGACTGGATGCTTTTCCCAAGCAGACCTTTACGGGGCAAATCAGCCGGATTGCGCCGGTAGCTGATCGCCGAACCCGGCTGATTCCTGTGGAAATTACCATGCCTAATCCTGATGGTCGGATAGGCAGCGGTTTATTGGCGCGGGTGGTACTGTCCAGCAGTGCGCCTGACCCGATCGTCGTCCCTGAAGCGGCGCTCTCGACCGGGGAGACGCCCACTACAAGCGATCGCGGCACTGTGTTCGTCGTCAAAAAGCAAGGCGATCGCACCACCACCGAAGCGCGATCGGTGCGGTTAGGACCTCGGGCCGATGGCCGTGTGGTCATTCAAAGCGGCTTACAAGCGGGTGAAACGATCGTGGTGCGCAGTGCCAGTCCTCTCAAAGCGGGCCAGCAGGTTCGCCTCAGCATTCTGTCCACAGCGGGAGACCAGAACGGATGA
- a CDS encoding efflux RND transporter permease subunit, which produces MSPTPPPKLSLSGLSIRRHIGTLMLTLATVVVAVFLVSRLQVDLLPSITYPRIGVRLTAPGLAPEIAVEEVTKPLEESLSATEGVVQIFSRTREGDVSIDLFFEPGGNIDQALNDATATFNRARSRLPEGIEEARLFKFDPSQLPVYEFALSSTERSPQELRLLAEEELARELTLLPGVAAVDVTGGLEEEVRVLLDPDRLQALGIGLETVLNELQESNQDVSGGRLLGSAEPLTRTTGRFQDAQDILDLTFERAGSETDPSQQLRLRDFAQVIDGSAEQRIFVSLNGQPAVKVSVQKQPEANTIAVVDAVKQRLNQLQANQVLGEGVQVLPTLDESIFIQNAIGNVTSSGLAGAGLAALAVLLFLGSWRQTLIIVISIPLATLAAIVMMRLAGFSLNIFSLGGLALGVGIVVDNSIVMLETIADGVGITPGRDSRSLLSPRQVIERAIDSSQKVESALIASTTTNLVAVLPFLMLGGFISLLFSELILTISFAVAASILVALTVVPAMASRLLARKETSGLDRWPPLLAFQHQFARLQTAYGQVLQRLINRPLRTIAIAFLVLGLSGASLLGQLSQEILPRINTGQAQLFVQFPPGTPLVDNQRVMAAIEQLILEQPETDYAFSTIGGSLFGANTTTNVLRSSSTITLKPGSDVDQFVERLTPAFNQLNLVDTLVRVTPGSVRGLITNNSPLRGADIDVILQSEDREQLAIAGEQVMRALGQAQLARYRPDSDRREPELRIQLDRERAAALGLNPSRVGNTIQTAIEGSIPTRLQRGDRLVDVRVEVANTAINTPAQLLQLPLFSNTGSLIRLNDIARLETGAAPSEIQRINQRQVFQIAGNLSQGASLSAAIAEAERLIDSVDLPSGVSLLPSSAAESNRQLQASLPILGGLAGFLVYVVMAVQYNSLIDPLVIMFTLPLALAGGILGLYFTNTAIGATVVVGVVLLVGIVVNNAIILVELANQLREEQGCDRRSAILQAAPQRLRPVLMTTLTTVLGMLPLALGIGQGSEFLQPLGIVVFSGLSLATVLTLLVIPCFYVLLHGLAERWTQHPLTVTALPFVPGGLPRPSVGSTADKSSIDP; this is translated from the coding sequence ATGAGCCCAACGCCGCCTCCGAAGCTCAGCCTCAGCGGGCTTTCGATTCGTCGCCACATCGGTACCCTGATGCTGACCTTGGCCACAGTGGTTGTGGCAGTCTTTCTTGTCAGTCGGCTTCAGGTCGATCTCTTGCCGTCGATCACCTATCCGCGAATTGGGGTGCGGCTGACGGCACCGGGACTGGCGCCGGAAATCGCCGTGGAAGAAGTCACCAAGCCCCTCGAAGAATCGCTCTCGGCGACTGAAGGGGTAGTGCAAATCTTCTCGCGCACCCGCGAAGGCGATGTCAGCATTGACCTCTTCTTCGAGCCGGGAGGAAACATTGACCAAGCCCTCAACGATGCGACGGCCACCTTCAACCGGGCCCGATCGCGGCTCCCCGAGGGCATTGAAGAGGCACGACTATTCAAGTTCGACCCATCCCAGTTGCCGGTCTACGAGTTTGCCCTTTCCTCCACTGAGCGATCGCCCCAGGAATTGCGCCTGCTTGCCGAAGAAGAACTGGCCCGAGAGCTGACCTTGCTGCCAGGGGTCGCAGCGGTTGATGTCACCGGCGGTCTCGAGGAGGAAGTGCGGGTTCTGCTCGACCCCGATCGCCTGCAGGCTTTAGGCATTGGGCTGGAGACCGTCCTCAATGAATTGCAAGAGAGTAACCAAGATGTTTCTGGTGGCCGACTGCTGGGCAGTGCTGAGCCCCTGACGCGGACAACAGGACGTTTTCAAGACGCCCAAGACATTTTAGATCTGACCTTCGAACGAGCGGGTAGCGAAACCGATCCGTCCCAGCAGTTACGGCTGCGAGACTTTGCCCAGGTCATTGACGGCAGCGCTGAGCAGCGGATTTTCGTCAGCCTCAATGGTCAGCCAGCCGTCAAGGTTAGCGTCCAGAAACAGCCGGAAGCCAACACGATCGCGGTTGTTGACGCTGTTAAACAGCGCTTGAACCAACTTCAGGCCAATCAAGTCCTCGGCGAAGGAGTGCAGGTATTGCCGACCTTGGATGAGTCGATTTTTATTCAAAATGCGATCGGTAATGTCACCAGCTCCGGTCTGGCTGGGGCTGGCCTTGCCGCGCTGGCGGTACTGCTCTTCCTCGGCTCTTGGCGGCAGACCCTGATCATCGTGATTTCAATTCCGCTGGCGACGCTGGCCGCGATCGTGATGATGCGACTAGCGGGCTTCTCCCTCAACATCTTCAGCTTGGGCGGACTGGCACTGGGCGTTGGCATTGTTGTCGATAACTCGATCGTCATGTTGGAGACCATCGCCGATGGCGTTGGCATCACCCCTGGTCGCGATAGCCGCAGTCTGCTTTCGCCGCGACAGGTGATTGAGCGGGCGATCGACAGCAGTCAAAAAGTTGAGTCAGCCCTGATTGCTTCAACGACCACCAACTTAGTGGCGGTACTACCCTTTTTGATGCTGGGTGGCTTTATTTCCCTGCTGTTCAGTGAGCTGATTCTGACGATCAGTTTTGCCGTGGCGGCTTCAATTTTGGTGGCGCTGACGGTTGTGCCGGCTATGGCCTCGCGACTGTTGGCTCGCAAGGAAACCAGTGGTCTCGATCGCTGGCCCCCGCTGCTGGCCTTTCAGCACCAATTTGCTCGACTGCAAACGGCCTATGGTCAGGTGCTCCAGCGTCTGATCAACCGGCCGCTGCGCACGATCGCGATCGCTTTTCTCGTCTTGGGTCTGAGTGGCGCCTCCTTGCTGGGCCAGCTCTCCCAGGAGATTCTGCCTCGGATTAATACAGGCCAAGCGCAGCTCTTTGTCCAGTTCCCACCAGGTACTCCCTTGGTGGACAACCAACGGGTGATGGCGGCGATCGAGCAGTTGATCCTCGAGCAACCCGAAACAGACTATGCCTTTTCGACGATTGGGGGCTCCCTGTTTGGGGCCAATACGACCACCAACGTTCTACGCAGTTCCAGCACAATCACGCTGAAACCTGGCAGTGATGTCGATCAGTTTGTTGAACGACTGACGCCCGCCTTCAACCAACTCAATTTGGTGGATACCTTGGTGCGGGTCACCCCAGGCTCAGTACGCGGTTTGATCACCAATAACTCGCCGCTACGCGGTGCCGATATCGACGTCATTCTCCAGAGTGAAGATCGCGAACAACTGGCGATCGCGGGTGAACAGGTGATGCGAGCTCTGGGGCAAGCGCAACTCGCCCGCTATCGACCCGACAGCGATCGCCGCGAACCAGAATTGCGAATCCAGCTCGATCGCGAACGAGCAGCGGCTCTCGGCCTGAATCCCAGTCGCGTGGGCAATACAATTCAAACCGCGATTGAAGGTTCGATACCAACCCGTCTACAGCGGGGCGATCGCCTGGTGGATGTGCGGGTGGAAGTTGCCAACACGGCCATCAATACGCCGGCTCAATTGCTGCAGCTGCCGCTGTTTAGCAACACGGGCTCGCTGATTCGCCTCAATGACATTGCCCGTCTTGAGACGGGGGCTGCCCCCTCCGAAATTCAGCGGATTAACCAACGACAGGTCTTCCAAATTGCCGGCAACCTCAGTCAAGGTGCCAGCTTGAGTGCTGCGATCGCAGAGGCTGAGCGCCTGATTGACTCCGTCGATCTCCCCTCGGGAGTCAGTTTGTTGCCCAGTAGCGCTGCCGAGAGCAACCGGCAGTTGCAGGCCAGTCTGCCGATTCTGGGTGGCTTGGCTGGCTTCTTGGTCTACGTGGTCATGGCGGTGCAGTACAACTCGCTGATCGATCCGCTAGTGATCATGTTCACGCTGCCTCTGGCCTTAGCCGGTGGCATCCTGGGGCTCTACTTCACGAACACCGCGATCGGTGCAACGGTCGTCGTTGGGGTGGTGCTACTGGTTGGGATCGTCGTCAATAACGCGATCATCCTGGTGGAACTGGCCAATCAACTGCGGGAAGAGCAGGGCTGCGATCGCCGCTCGGCCATACTGCAAGCGGCCCCGCAACGCCTTCGCCCCGTGCTGATGACGACACTCACTACCGTGCTGGGGATGTTGCCCTTGGCGCTGGGCATTGGTCAGGGCAGTGAGTTCCTGCAACCGCTGGGGATTGTCGTTTTCTCGGGGCTCTCCCTGGCAACGGTGCTAACCCTGCTGGTCATTCCCTGCTTCTACGTGCTGCTCCATGGGCTTGCTGAGCGCTGGACCCAGCATCCTTTGACAGTGACGGCCCTGCCGTTCGTGCCCGGGGGGCTGCCGCGTCCTTCGGTGGGCTCCACAGCAGACAAGTCCTCGATTGACCCCTAG
- a CDS encoding FAD-binding domain-containing protein — protein MSSEPSDGHDLRRSFRDRQELIDYLQQQFPEAAAVDAQVSPIPGGYQAAIAQLEAINPLRYGKSRNFLDGAVTRLSPYIRHGVLSLATVRDRVLAQIRQRSDGEKLITELAWRDYWQRIYWEWGDRIWRDREPYKTGWDSQQYSEALPPDLQAAETGLACMDRFSRELKETGYLHNHARMWMAAYLVHWRRIRWQAGARWFLQHLLDGDPASNNLSWQWVASTFSTKPYWFNRENLQRYNGDRDCQDCPSRDRCPFDGSYDELADQLFPKAEFRDQPRQGGRWHRDRSNSRQR, from the coding sequence ATGAGCTCAGAACCCAGCGATGGCCATGATCTGCGGCGATCTTTTCGCGATCGCCAAGAACTGATCGACTATCTGCAGCAGCAATTTCCAGAAGCGGCGGCCGTGGATGCCCAGGTCAGTCCCATCCCAGGCGGCTATCAAGCCGCGATCGCTCAGCTCGAGGCGATCAACCCGCTGCGCTATGGCAAAAGCCGCAACTTTTTGGACGGTGCAGTGACACGCCTGTCGCCCTACATTCGCCACGGCGTTCTTAGTTTGGCAACCGTCCGCGATCGCGTCTTGGCTCAAATTCGCCAGCGCAGTGATGGCGAAAAACTGATTACGGAACTGGCTTGGCGCGACTACTGGCAACGGATCTATTGGGAGTGGGGCGATCGCATTTGGCGCGATCGTGAGCCCTACAAAACCGGCTGGGACAGCCAACAATACAGCGAGGCGCTTCCGCCTGACCTACAAGCGGCTGAGACAGGCTTAGCCTGCATGGATCGCTTCAGTCGTGAACTGAAGGAGACTGGATACCTGCATAACCATGCCCGCATGTGGATGGCGGCCTATCTGGTGCATTGGCGGCGCATTCGCTGGCAGGCGGGTGCGCGCTGGTTTCTTCAGCATTTACTCGATGGCGACCCCGCCAGCAATAACCTCTCGTGGCAGTGGGTAGCCAGCACCTTCAGCACCAAGCCCTACTGGTTTAACCGCGAGAACCTGCAGCGCTACAACGGCGATCGCGATTGTCAGGATTGCCCCAGCCGCGATCGCTGTCCCTTTGACGGCAGCTACGACGAGCTCGCCGATCAGCTCTTTCCCAAGGCCGAATTTCGCGACCAACCCCGCCAAGGCGGACGCTGGCACCGCGATCGCTCTAACTCTCGCCAGCGCTAA
- a CDS encoding DUF1824 family protein has protein sequence MSEDWTLAEQRLQQYRCQTEDLQLSPEAVQQLRSDLHTLVTAADFLTLGICAETSAIAQAALAEYWAALQQPALEPTDLPAIAEPCFLKANGRSGRLLLDTYEGAYRGVLITVHSDLAAGPSGTYGHFPLDLFAAA, from the coding sequence GTGAGCGAGGATTGGACGCTAGCAGAACAGCGGTTGCAGCAGTATCGCTGTCAGACGGAGGACCTGCAGCTCAGCCCAGAGGCAGTGCAACAACTGCGTAGCGATCTGCATACTCTGGTCACAGCAGCGGACTTTCTGACCCTGGGAATCTGCGCTGAGACCTCAGCGATCGCCCAAGCGGCCTTGGCAGAGTATTGGGCCGCCCTCCAGCAGCCAGCCCTCGAACCGACCGATCTACCGGCAATCGCGGAGCCCTGTTTCCTCAAAGCCAATGGGCGATCGGGGCGGTTGCTCTTGGATACCTATGAAGGAGCCTACCGAGGCGTACTGATCACCGTGCATTCCGACCTAGCGGCAGGCCCGAGCGGCACCTACGGTCATTTTCCCCTCGACCTGTTTGCAGCAGCCTAG
- a CDS encoding NAD(+) kinase, protein MQLRQVIIAYKAGDPTSKAAADDCAHCLESQGIHVMLGPSGARDNPFPVFLASATEPIDLAIVLGGDGTVLAAARHLSDAGIPLLTFNVGGHLGFLTQPRDFFQPEAELWDRLRNDQYAVEQRMMLAASLHEGGRENREPISETYYALNDMCVKPAAPDRMSVCILEMEVDGEIIDQYQGDGLIVSTPTGSTCYTAAAHGPIVHPGVDALAVTPICAMSLSSRPIVIPPRSVVSVWPLGTQDPTIKLWMDGVLATSIWPGQRVDIRMAEKPAQFLVLDSDRSFYRILREKLQWAGAVIHYNNNFRN, encoded by the coding sequence GTGCAACTGCGCCAAGTGATCATCGCCTACAAAGCCGGTGATCCCACCAGCAAAGCGGCTGCAGATGACTGCGCCCATTGCCTCGAAAGCCAAGGGATTCACGTCATGTTGGGGCCGAGCGGGGCACGCGATAATCCCTTTCCAGTTTTCCTGGCTTCGGCCACTGAACCGATTGATCTAGCGATCGTTTTGGGGGGGGACGGCACCGTGTTGGCCGCCGCTCGCCACCTCTCCGATGCAGGCATTCCGCTGTTGACCTTCAACGTCGGGGGACACCTCGGCTTTTTGACGCAGCCCCGAGACTTTTTTCAACCCGAGGCTGAACTCTGGGATCGCCTGCGCAACGATCAATACGCGGTGGAACAGCGCATGATGCTGGCCGCTAGCCTGCATGAGGGCGGGCGCGAAAATCGCGAACCCATTAGCGAGACCTACTACGCCCTCAACGACATGTGTGTGAAGCCGGCGGCACCCGATCGCATGTCTGTTTGCATCCTCGAAATGGAAGTCGATGGCGAGATCATCGACCAGTACCAAGGAGATGGCCTGATTGTCTCAACGCCCACGGGTTCTACCTGCTACACCGCTGCCGCCCACGGTCCGATTGTCCATCCCGGCGTCGATGCCTTAGCGGTCACGCCGATCTGCGCCATGAGTTTATCCAGCCGCCCGATCGTGATTCCACCGCGATCGGTGGTCAGCGTTTGGCCCCTGGGCACCCAAGATCCCACGATCAAGCTCTGGATGGATGGAGTCTTGGCCACTTCGATCTGGCCGGGCCAACGAGTGGATATTCGCATGGCCGAAAAGCCTGCTCAGTTCCTGGTTTTAGACAGCGATCGCTCCTTCTACCGCATCCTGCGCGAGAAGCTGCAGTGGGCGGGAGCCGTCATTCACTACAACAACAATTTCCGCAACTAG
- a CDS encoding L-threonylcarbamoyladenylate synthase, translating into MVRLSLAAVITAAQAGQVISFPTDTLPALAVQPDQAAQIYRLKQRPSEKPLILMAATAAELWPFAQGSPEDQAQWNAIANQYWPGALTLVLPASDRLPAAANPLDRSSIGLHIPACALARQILAETGPLATTSANRSGEPALLNPDAIAAEFPEVTVLAEDPWPDPSGLASTARALASRWTMASSAAGQHCSGGGVSPWRSH; encoded by the coding sequence ATGGTGCGTCTTTCGTTAGCGGCAGTAATCACAGCGGCGCAAGCCGGTCAGGTGATTAGTTTTCCCACCGATACGCTGCCCGCCCTAGCAGTTCAACCAGATCAGGCGGCGCAAATCTATCGACTCAAGCAACGCCCCTCCGAAAAACCCCTGATTCTGATGGCCGCGACGGCAGCAGAACTATGGCCGTTCGCCCAAGGGAGTCCTGAGGATCAGGCGCAGTGGAATGCGATTGCTAATCAATATTGGCCAGGCGCCTTGACGCTGGTTCTCCCAGCCAGCGATCGCCTACCCGCAGCTGCTAATCCCCTCGATCGCAGCAGTATTGGACTCCACATTCCCGCCTGTGCGCTCGCCCGTCAAATTTTGGCTGAAACAGGGCCACTGGCGACTACCAGTGCCAACCGTTCTGGAGAACCGGCCTTACTAAACCCAGATGCGATCGCAGCGGAATTTCCTGAGGTCACCGTTTTGGCCGAGGATCCCTGGCCGGATCCATCTGGCCTCGCCTCGACAGCTCGTGCGCTGGCAAGCCGATGGACAATGGCAAGTTCTGCGGCAGGGCAGCATTGTTCTGGGGGAGGTGTGAGCCCATGGCGATCGCACTAG
- the prmC gene encoding peptide chain release factor N(5)-glutamine methyltransferase: MATTTWQAVLTWRSHQQQLAPDIDRQELDWLLREVAGVPLERQRWAAPGDRLELRCPLAAIADLWQQRIRQRCPVQYLAGHAPWRDLELQVSPAVLIPRPETELIIDLAIAWSQAEPARQTGFWADLGTGSGAIAIALARALPQITVLAVDDSAEALAIARNNAARYGLSDRIRWYQGSWLVPLADYRGQLQAIISNPPYIPTQEWQALEPEVRDHEPRQALESGPDGLEALRHLAQAAPDYLRSLGLWLCEHMAGQSTAVTALLAAIPGYSEIQSHRDLAGRDRFVSASWSA, from the coding sequence ATGGCAACCACTACCTGGCAGGCTGTGCTCACTTGGCGATCGCACCAGCAGCAACTGGCGCCGGATATCGATCGCCAAGAATTGGACTGGCTCCTCCGGGAAGTGGCCGGCGTTCCGCTAGAACGTCAACGCTGGGCAGCCCCAGGCGATCGCCTTGAGCTACGTTGCCCACTAGCAGCGATCGCGGATCTCTGGCAACAACGGATCCGACAGCGCTGTCCGGTGCAGTATCTGGCAGGTCATGCGCCTTGGCGCGACTTGGAGTTGCAGGTTTCCCCCGCTGTCCTGATTCCCAGGCCAGAAACAGAGCTGATCATCGACCTAGCAATCGCTTGGTCCCAAGCAGAACCAGCCCGACAAACAGGCTTCTGGGCGGATTTAGGGACTGGCAGCGGTGCGATCGCGATCGCGTTAGCGCGGGCACTACCCCAAATCACCGTCCTTGCCGTCGATGACAGTGCTGAGGCTCTGGCGATCGCCCGGAACAATGCAGCCCGCTATGGTTTAAGCGATCGCATCCGCTGGTATCAGGGCAGTTGGTTGGTGCCTTTGGCCGACTATCGAGGTCAACTGCAGGCAATTATCTCCAATCCGCCCTACATTCCCACTCAAGAGTGGCAAGCCCTAGAGCCGGAAGTCCGCGATCATGAACCGCGTCAAGCTCTGGAGTCTGGCCCTGATGGGTTAGAAGCGCTACGCCATTTAGCCCAAGCGGCGCCTGACTATTTGCGATCGCTCGGTCTGTGGCTCTGCGAACACATGGCCGGTCAAAGTACCGCTGTAACGGCTTTGCTGGCGGCCATTCCTGGCTATTCTGAGATCCAAAGTCATCGCGATTTAGCGGGCCGCGATCGCTTTGTTTCGGCCAGTTGGAGTGCTTGA